Proteins co-encoded in one Ponticoccus alexandrii genomic window:
- a CDS encoding threonine/serine dehydratase codes for MDWQSAIEAAAERISEHVVRTPVMQSAALWERPVTLKLEQMQHTGSFKARGAFNTLLAAEVPEGGVVAASGGNHGAAVAFAAARLGIPAQIFVPEIAGPSKIALIKRTGAGLTVVPGEYADAMAMAQRWEAERGAMQVHAYDAPGTVTGQGTCLREWEEQGLEADTVLIAVGGGGLIGGSLAWNDGRRKIVAVEPMGCNTLASALENDGPVDIGVSGVAANALGARRIGSICYDLVRRDGTTVLQVPDGAILEAQTALWQAHRILVEPAGACALAALRRGAYVPEPDERVAVLICGGNVAPDPLA; via the coding sequence ATGGACTGGCAGAGCGCGATCGAGGCGGCGGCAGAGCGCATTTCGGAGCATGTCGTCCGCACCCCGGTGATGCAGAGCGCGGCGCTCTGGGAGCGGCCGGTGACGCTGAAGCTGGAACAGATGCAGCACACCGGCAGCTTCAAGGCGCGCGGGGCCTTCAACACGCTGCTGGCGGCAGAGGTGCCCGAGGGCGGGGTCGTCGCGGCCTCGGGCGGCAATCACGGCGCGGCGGTGGCCTTTGCGGCGGCCCGGCTGGGCATCCCTGCGCAGATCTTCGTGCCCGAGATTGCCGGTCCCTCGAAGATTGCCCTGATCAAGCGCACCGGCGCCGGGCTGACCGTGGTACCCGGGGAATACGCCGACGCGATGGCCATGGCGCAACGCTGGGAGGCGGAACGCGGCGCCATGCAGGTCCATGCCTATGACGCGCCGGGAACGGTGACCGGACAGGGTACCTGCCTGCGCGAATGGGAAGAGCAGGGGCTGGAGGCGGACACGGTGCTGATCGCAGTCGGCGGCGGCGGGCTGATCGGCGGATCGCTGGCGTGGAATGACGGGCGGCGCAAGATCGTCGCGGTCGAGCCGATGGGCTGCAACACGCTGGCCTCGGCGCTGGAGAACGACGGGCCGGTGGACATCGGCGTCTCGGGTGTGGCCGCCAATGCGCTGGGGGCGCGGCGGATCGGGTCGATCTGTTATGACCTCGTGCGCCGCGATGGCACGACGGTGTTGCAGGTGCCGGACGGTGCCATCCTCGAGGCGCAGACGGCGCTTTGGCAGGCGCACCGCATCCTCGTGGAGCCGGCGGGCGCCTGCGCCCTGGCCGCCCTGCGCAGGGGCGCCTATGTGCCCGAGCCGGACGAGCGTGTGGCGGTTCTGATCTGCGGCGGCAACGTCGCGCCCGATCCGCTGGCCTAG
- a CDS encoding DUF2794 domain-containing protein → MNSLTPFPGRGAPPDEVVAFQRNELNVILSLYGRMVAAGEWRDYGISSLREVAVFSVFRRTAENPLYRIEKRPKLRGRQGQYAVLGIDGQVLKRGADLRTVLRVLERKLIRAVE, encoded by the coding sequence ATGAACAGCCTGACGCCCTTCCCCGGTCGCGGCGCGCCCCCAGACGAGGTGGTCGCCTTTCAGCGCAACGAGCTCAACGTGATCCTGTCGCTGTACGGGCGCATGGTCGCCGCCGGAGAGTGGCGCGACTACGGCATCTCTTCGCTGCGCGAGGTTGCGGTCTTCTCGGTCTTCCGACGGACCGCCGAGAACCCGCTCTACCGCATCGAGAAGCGGCCCAAGCTGCGCGGGCGGCAGGGGCAATACGCGGTGCTGGGCATCGACGGTCAGGTGCTCAAACGCGGGGCTGACCTGCGCACCGTGCTTCGGGTGCTGGAGCGCAAGCTGATCCGCGCGGTGGAGTAG
- the dapD gene encoding 2,3,4,5-tetrahydropyridine-2,6-dicarboxylate N-succinyltransferase, with the protein MSNAQLETAIEAAWEARDTITPATTGEARDAIEETLNALDSGKLRVAEKQASGDWHVNQWAKKAVLLGFRVKDMEEQSGGPQGSGWWDKVDSKFKGWGAEDWKTAGFRAVPNCVVRRSAYIAPGAVLMPSFVNLGAYVGEGTMVDTWATVGSCAQIGKGVHLSGGVGIGGVLEPMQAGPTIIEDNCFIGARSEVVEGCIVREGSVLGMGVYIGKSTKIVDRETGEVTYGEVPPYSVVVSGSMPTKNNLNLYCAVIVKRVDEKTRSKTGINELLRD; encoded by the coding sequence ATGTCCAACGCTCAGCTTGAAACCGCCATCGAAGCCGCCTGGGAGGCGCGCGACACCATCACGCCCGCCACCACGGGCGAGGCGCGCGACGCCATCGAAGAGACGCTGAACGCGCTGGACAGCGGCAAGCTGCGCGTGGCCGAAAAGCAGGCAAGCGGTGACTGGCACGTCAACCAGTGGGCCAAGAAGGCGGTTCTGCTGGGCTTTCGGGTCAAGGACATGGAAGAGCAGTCCGGCGGGCCGCAGGGCTCTGGCTGGTGGGACAAGGTCGACAGCAAGTTCAAGGGCTGGGGCGCGGAGGACTGGAAGACCGCCGGGTTCCGCGCGGTGCCGAACTGCGTCGTGCGGCGCTCGGCCTATATCGCGCCGGGTGCGGTGCTGATGCCCTCTTTCGTGAACCTCGGCGCCTATGTCGGCGAAGGCACCATGGTCGACACCTGGGCGACGGTCGGTTCCTGCGCGCAGATCGGCAAGGGCGTGCACCTGTCCGGCGGCGTTGGCATCGGCGGCGTGCTGGAGCCGATGCAGGCCGGTCCGACGATCATCGAGGACAATTGCTTCATCGGCGCGCGGTCAGAGGTGGTCGAGGGCTGCATCGTGCGCGAGGGCTCGGTGCTGGGCATGGGCGTCTACATCGGCAAGTCCACCAAGATCGTCGACCGCGAAACCGGCGAGGTCACCTATGGCGAAGTGCCGCCCTATTCGGTGGTCGTGTCGGGCTCCATGCCGACGAAGAACAATCTGAACCTCTACTGCGCGGTAATCGTCAAGCGCGTGGACGAGAAGACGCGCTCGAAGACCGGCATCAACGAGCTGCTGCGCGACTGA
- a CDS encoding GlsB/YeaQ/YmgE family stress response membrane protein, translated as MGLGFIGSIIVGGLAGWIASMIMKADTGLFLNILLGIIGAVVLNLVLSLIGIYAADAWIPQLIVGIIGASLLIWGYRKIG; from the coding sequence ATGGGTCTTGGATTTATCGGGTCGATCATTGTCGGCGGGCTGGCGGGCTGGATCGCCAGCATGATCATGAAGGCCGACACCGGCCTGTTTCTCAACATCCTGCTCGGGATCATCGGCGCGGTTGTGCTGAACCTCGTTCTGTCGCTGATCGGCATCTACGCCGCCGACGCATGGATTCCGCAGCTGATCGTCGGCATCATCGGGGCCAGCCTGCTGATCTGGGGCTACCGCAAGATCGGCTGA
- the speB gene encoding agmatinase: MPSDPFFHPVSGFDLPRFAGVPTFMRLPQVTPDHPRFAEVEIGLVGVPWDSGTTNRPGPRHGPRQLRDASTMIRAQHATTGMRPFEAANCADLGDVGPNPADIVDTLDRVTAFYDRLTSNGTRPLTAGGDHLTSLPVLRALAKAGPLGMIHFDSHTDLFKSYFGGTLYTHGTPFRRAVEEGLLDPKRVIQIGIRGTMYDTEDRDFAKAEGIRIVTIEELFARGIPDVMQEAREIVGAQPIYVSYDIDFVDPAFAPGTGTPEVGGPNSFQALQVCRELAGLEIVGADLVEVSPPFDASGGTAFLGVSIMFELLCAMLAERALDPRST, encoded by the coding sequence ATGCCCTCCGATCCCTTCTTCCACCCGGTCTCGGGTTTCGACCTGCCGCGTTTCGCCGGGGTGCCGACCTTCATGCGCCTGCCGCAGGTCACGCCGGATCACCCGCGCTTCGCGGAGGTCGAGATCGGCCTCGTTGGCGTGCCATGGGACAGCGGGACAACCAACCGCCCGGGCCCGCGCCACGGGCCACGGCAGCTGCGCGACGCCTCGACCATGATCCGCGCCCAGCATGCGACCACCGGGATGCGCCCCTTCGAGGCGGCGAATTGCGCGGACCTCGGCGATGTCGGCCCGAACCCGGCGGATATCGTGGACACGCTCGACCGTGTCACCGCCTTCTACGACCGGCTCACCTCCAACGGCACGCGCCCGCTGACGGCGGGTGGGGACCACCTCACCTCCCTCCCGGTCCTGCGCGCGCTGGCCAAGGCCGGTCCGCTGGGCATGATCCACTTCGACAGTCACACCGACCTGTTCAAATCCTACTTCGGCGGCACGCTCTACACCCACGGCACGCCCTTCCGCCGCGCGGTGGAGGAAGGCCTGCTCGACCCGAAGCGGGTGATCCAGATCGGCATCCGCGGCACCATGTACGACACCGAGGACCGCGACTTCGCCAAGGCCGAGGGCATCCGGATTGTGACCATCGAGGAACTCTTCGCGCGCGGAATCCCGGACGTGATGCAGGAAGCGCGAGAGATCGTGGGCGCGCAGCCCATCTACGTCAGCTACGACATCGACTTCGTCGACCCGGCCTTCGCGCCCGGCACCGGCACGCCCGAGGTCGGCGGGCCGAACAGCTTTCAGGCGCTCCAGGTCTGCCGGGAACTGGCGGGGCTGGAGATCGTTGGCGCGGATCTCGTCGAGGTCTCGCCGCCCTTCGACGCGAGCGGAGGCACCGCCTTCCTTGGCGTCTCGATCATGTTCGAACTGCTCTGCGCGATGCTGGCAGAGCGGGCGCTCGATCCACGCTCCACATAA
- a CDS encoding NlpC/P60 family protein, translating into MSAPTDRRLLRSNGRVAAHDLKGTVEAERFVTPEPHRVAVAVADLRATPDGPRERQLLKGETFLTLELRGNMAFGYAEKDSYCGWIAASDLIGAPHEAPTHRITVARSYGKSTSGLKAFGTVTPLSLGMQLTVLETAEGWSRIAWFHGLIPKDLFVPSGHCAPLDKSDTDPVSVAERLIHTPYLWGGNSAFGIDCSGLVQMGCRLCGIPCPGDSDMQQEALGETLPPGTPPRRGDLMFWKGHVAWVADRDTLLHANAFHMAVAFEPITEALRRIAEQGDGPVTRHARLT; encoded by the coding sequence GTGAGCGCCCCGACCGACCGGCGCCTGCTGCGGTCGAACGGCAGGGTCGCGGCGCATGACCTGAAAGGAACGGTCGAGGCGGAGCGCTTCGTCACGCCGGAACCGCATCGCGTCGCCGTAGCGGTGGCCGACCTGCGCGCCACGCCGGACGGTCCGCGCGAACGCCAGTTGCTGAAGGGCGAGACGTTTCTGACGCTGGAGCTTCGCGGCAATATGGCGTTCGGCTACGCCGAAAAGGACAGCTACTGCGGTTGGATCGCGGCCTCGGACCTGATCGGAGCCCCGCATGAGGCGCCGACGCACCGCATCACGGTCGCCCGCAGCTACGGCAAATCGACTTCCGGTCTCAAGGCATTCGGCACCGTCACGCCCCTCTCCCTCGGCATGCAGCTGACCGTGCTGGAGACCGCCGAGGGCTGGTCCCGGATCGCCTGGTTTCATGGCTTGATCCCCAAGGACCTCTTCGTGCCCAGCGGTCACTGCGCGCCGCTGGACAAATCTGATACAGACCCGGTTTCGGTCGCCGAAAGACTGATCCACACACCCTACCTCTGGGGCGGCAACTCGGCCTTCGGGATCGACTGCTCCGGTCTGGTGCAGATGGGCTGCCGCCTCTGCGGCATCCCGTGCCCCGGCGACAGCGATATGCAACAAGAGGCACTGGGCGAGACCCTGCCCCCCGGCACCCCGCCCCGACGCGGCGACCTGATGTTCTGGAAAGGCCACGTCGCCTGGGTCGCGGACCGCGACACGCTGCTGCACGCCAATGCCTTCCACATGGCCGTGGCCTTCGAGCCAATCACGGAAGCCCTCCGGCGCATCGCCGAACAGGGCGACGGCCCCGTCACCCGCCACGCTCGCCTGACCTGA
- a CDS encoding leucyl aminopeptidase family protein produces MPPRFAEPDAATLTLHVIEADGLSGWLEGQGAPTRAWVEASGFKAGLGQALMLPGEGGKPSGALAGYGTAAARARVRFPLAGAIPSLAPGSYRLAGLPEGAAPTEALGWLLSSYRFDRYRANGPQEQHLVAPEGVDAARLEVLTASECLTRDLVNTTAADMGPEALEQAVRALASEFDATIEVTKGAALESGFPMIHAVGRAAEQAPRLIDLRWGNEGPRLTLVGKGVCFDTGGLNLKPGSSMGLMKKDMGGAANTIGLARAIMALGLKVRLRLLIPAVENSVAGNSFRPGDILTSRKGLTVEINNTDAEGRLVLADALALGDEEAPDLMISMATLTGAARVAVGPDLAPFYTDAEDFNAALTAASGPQADPVWRMPFHEPYEAMIEPGIADLDNAPSGGFGGSITAALFLRRFTGQAARYAHFDIYSWQPTAAPGRAKGGLMQGPRAILAALPEVLDL; encoded by the coding sequence ATGCCCCCCCGTTTCGCCGAACCCGATGCCGCAACCCTGACCCTGCACGTGATCGAGGCCGACGGTCTCTCCGGCTGGCTCGAAGGGCAGGGCGCGCCGACCCGCGCATGGGTCGAGGCCAGCGGCTTCAAGGCCGGTCTGGGGCAGGCCCTGATGCTGCCGGGCGAGGGCGGCAAGCCCTCGGGCGCTCTGGCCGGATACGGCACGGCGGCGGCGCGCGCGCGGGTGCGCTTCCCTCTGGCGGGGGCGATTCCGTCGCTGGCGCCGGGCTCCTACCGGCTTGCGGGCCTGCCCGAGGGCGCCGCGCCGACAGAGGCGCTGGGCTGGCTGCTCTCGTCGTACCGCTTCGACCGCTACCGCGCGAATGGCCCGCAGGAACAGCACCTCGTCGCGCCCGAGGGCGTCGATGCCGCCCGGCTCGAAGTGCTGACGGCTAGCGAATGCCTGACCCGCGACCTCGTGAACACGACCGCCGCCGACATGGGGCCGGAAGCATTGGAGCAGGCCGTGCGCGCCCTCGCCTCCGAGTTCGACGCCACCATCGAGGTGACCAAGGGCGCCGCGCTGGAAAGCGGCTTCCCGATGATCCACGCGGTGGGCCGCGCCGCAGAGCAGGCCCCGCGCCTGATCGACCTGCGCTGGGGCAATGAGGGCCCGCGCCTGACGCTGGTCGGCAAGGGGGTGTGCTTCGACACCGGCGGGCTGAACCTGAAGCCGGGGTCGTCCATGGGCCTGATGAAGAAGGACATGGGCGGCGCGGCAAACACCATCGGCCTCGCCCGGGCGATCATGGCGCTGGGGCTGAAGGTGCGCCTGCGCCTGCTGATTCCGGCGGTGGAAAACAGCGTCGCGGGCAACAGCTTCCGCCCCGGCGACATCCTGACCTCGCGCAAGGGGCTGACGGTCGAGATCAACAACACCGACGCCGAGGGGCGGCTGGTGCTGGCCGACGCACTGGCCCTCGGCGACGAAGAGGCGCCCGACCTGATGATCTCCATGGCCACGCTGACCGGCGCCGCCCGCGTCGCCGTCGGCCCGGACCTTGCGCCCTTCTACACCGATGCCGAAGATTTCAACGCCGCGCTGACCGCTGCTTCGGGGCCGCAGGCGGACCCGGTCTGGCGGATGCCCTTCCACGAACCCTACGAGGCGATGATCGAGCCCGGCATCGCCGACCTCGACAACGCGCCCTCCGGCGGCTTCGGTGGCTCCATCACCGCCGCCCTCTTCCTGCGCCGCTTCACCGGGCAGGCGGCCCGCTACGCGCATTTCGACATCTACTCGTGGCAACCCACGGCGGCCCCGGGCCGCGCCAAGGGCGGCCTGATGCAGGGCCCGCGCGCCATCCTCGCGGCCTTGCCGGAGGTGCTGGACCTGTGA
- a CDS encoding TIGR00730 family Rossman fold protein yields MTEDRRNPLRDAHLDRATAEHVPDTPQSRSPSYRLAFADEDFLCRDELRPVRLQLELLKYEMLMDEHGIEGTVVLFGGARIPEPAKKDTARTKTLAELTRFYDEARTFARLMTRKSIAADNRDWVIVTGGGPGVMEAGNRGAADEGGVSIGLNIVLPHEQAPNLYVTPHLAFNFHYFAIRKMHFLMRARAVCVFPGGFGTLDELFEALTLIQTGRMRPVPFLLFGRDFWESIVNWQALAEAGTISQQDLGLFQLVETAEEALEIIEAWQPQPRRGDIPDR; encoded by the coding sequence ATGACCGAAGACCGCCGCAATCCGTTGCGCGACGCCCACCTCGACCGCGCAACGGCAGAGCATGTCCCGGACACGCCGCAGTCGCGCTCTCCCAGCTATCGCCTCGCCTTCGCGGACGAGGATTTCCTCTGCCGGGACGAGTTGCGGCCCGTGCGCCTGCAACTGGAACTGCTGAAGTACGAGATGCTGATGGACGAACACGGCATCGAGGGTACGGTGGTCCTGTTCGGCGGCGCGCGCATCCCGGAACCGGCGAAGAAGGACACCGCGCGCACCAAGACGCTGGCAGAGCTGACACGTTTCTACGACGAGGCGCGGACCTTTGCCCGGCTGATGACGCGTAAGTCCATCGCGGCGGACAACCGCGACTGGGTGATCGTCACCGGCGGCGGCCCCGGCGTGATGGAGGCGGGCAATCGCGGCGCCGCAGACGAGGGCGGCGTGTCCATCGGCCTGAACATCGTGCTGCCGCACGAGCAGGCACCGAACCTCTACGTGACGCCGCATCTCGCCTTCAACTTCCACTATTTCGCCATTCGCAAGATGCACTTCCTGATGCGCGCCCGCGCGGTCTGCGTCTTTCCGGGCGGCTTCGGCACGCTGGACGAACTGTTCGAGGCCCTGACCCTGATCCAGACCGGCCGCATGCGCCCGGTGCCCTTCCTGCTGTTTGGCCGGGACTTCTGGGAGAGCATCGTCAACTGGCAGGCCCTTGCCGAGGCCGGAACGATTTCCCAGCAGGACCTTGGCCTGTTCCAGCTTGTCGAGACCGCCGAAGAGGCGCTGGAGATCATCGAGGCATGGCAGCCGCAGCCGCGTCGCGGCGATATCCCGGACCGGTAA
- a CDS encoding aspartate-semialdehyde dehydrogenase: MGYRIVVAGATGNVGREMLNILAERGFPVDEIAVLASRRSLGTEVSFGDKTLKTQDLATFDFTGWDMALFAVGSGPTKEFAPKAAKAGCVVIDNSSLYRYDPDVPLVVPEVNAEAVDGYTKKNIIANPNCSTAQMVVALKPLHDRAKIKRVVVSTYQSVSGSGKEAIDELWDQTKAHYNPTDDYQRKVYPKDIAFNVIPHIDVFMEDGSTKEEWKMVAETKKIVDPSIKLTATCVRVPVFVGHSEAINIEFEDYLDEDEARDILREAPGIMVIDKREDGGYVTPKECVGDFATFISRIRQDSTIDNGLNLWCVSDNLRKGAALNAVQIAEVLGQRCLKKG, encoded by the coding sequence ATGGGCTACCGTATTGTCGTTGCGGGCGCCACGGGCAACGTGGGCCGCGAAATGCTGAATATCCTCGCCGAGCGCGGGTTTCCCGTGGACGAGATCGCCGTGCTGGCGTCCCGCCGCTCTCTGGGAACCGAGGTCAGCTTTGGCGACAAGACCCTCAAGACCCAGGACCTTGCCACCTTCGACTTTACCGGCTGGGACATGGCGCTCTTTGCCGTGGGCTCTGGCCCGACGAAGGAATTCGCACCCAAGGCCGCCAAGGCCGGCTGCGTGGTGATCGACAACTCGTCGCTCTACCGCTACGACCCGGACGTTCCGCTGGTCGTGCCGGAAGTGAACGCCGAGGCCGTCGACGGCTATACCAAGAAGAACATCATCGCGAACCCCAACTGCTCGACCGCGCAGATGGTGGTGGCGCTGAAGCCGCTGCATGACCGCGCCAAGATCAAGCGCGTCGTGGTGTCGACCTATCAGTCGGTCTCGGGCTCGGGCAAAGAGGCCATCGATGAGCTCTGGGATCAGACCAAGGCGCATTACAATCCGACCGATGACTACCAGCGCAAGGTCTATCCGAAGGACATCGCCTTCAACGTGATCCCGCACATCGACGTCTTCATGGAGGACGGCTCGACCAAGGAAGAGTGGAAGATGGTCGCGGAGACGAAGAAGATCGTCGACCCGTCGATCAAACTGACGGCGACCTGCGTGCGCGTGCCGGTCTTCGTCGGCCACTCCGAGGCGATCAACATCGAGTTCGAGGACTATCTCGACGAGGACGAGGCGCGCGACATCCTGCGCGAGGCGCCCGGCATCATGGTGATCGACAAGCGCGAGGACGGCGGCTACGTCACGCCCAAGGAGTGCGTGGGCGATTTCGCGACCTTCATCAGCCGTATCCGGCAGGACTCGACAATCGACAACGGCCTGAATCTCTGGTGCGTCTCGGACAACCTGCGCAAGGGTGCCGCGCTGAACGCGGTGCAGATCGCCGAAGTTCTGGGCCAGCGCTGCCTGAAAAAGGGCTGA
- a CDS encoding carbonic anhydrase yields MEFVRPLPTFLVQRFQGWKATAYAENSAWYRRLATEGQRPRAMIIACCDSRVHVTSIFGADQGEFFIHRNIANLVPPYEPDGNQHGTSAAVEYAVTALKVAHIVVVGHSRCGGVQGCLDMCEGRAPELEDQTSFVGRWMDILRPGYETIKDAENKPEAFEKEAIRTSLRNLMTFPFVEKAVAARQLSLHGVWNEIAEGGLEHLDPVTGEFAAI; encoded by the coding sequence ATGGAGTTCGTCCGCCCCCTGCCCACCTTCCTCGTCCAGCGCTTTCAGGGCTGGAAAGCCACGGCCTACGCCGAGAACAGCGCCTGGTACCGGCGCCTCGCGACCGAAGGGCAGCGGCCCCGCGCCATGATCATCGCCTGTTGCGATTCGCGGGTTCACGTTACGTCGATCTTCGGCGCCGATCAGGGCGAGTTCTTCATCCACCGCAATATCGCGAACCTCGTGCCGCCTTATGAGCCCGACGGCAACCAGCACGGCACCTCGGCGGCGGTGGAATATGCGGTCACCGCGCTGAAGGTCGCGCATATCGTGGTAGTCGGCCATTCCCGCTGCGGCGGTGTGCAGGGCTGCCTTGACATGTGCGAAGGCCGTGCGCCGGAGCTGGAGGACCAGACCTCTTTCGTCGGGCGCTGGATGGACATCCTGCGGCCGGGCTACGAGACGATCAAGGACGCCGAGAACAAGCCGGAGGCCTTCGAGAAGGAAGCCATCCGCACTTCTCTGCGCAACCTGATGACCTTCCCCTTCGTCGAAAAGGCCGTGGCCGCGCGGCAGCTGTCGCTGCACGGCGTCTGGAACGAGATCGCTGAAGGCGGGCTGGAGCATCTGGACCCTGTCACCGGCGAATTCGCCGCGATCTGA
- a CDS encoding polysaccharide biosynthesis protein produces the protein MFYNVVIGMTRSQKQAVFVLVDAVVIPLCLLAALVLAANATANLSTLQAVLPLVVTLTCAGAVFGWWVGLTRSRLNDYELRGVIRTATYAAALGLLGASIDQLTLGLLPVGVFVIFSLMLLVASAAWRILLRQVTVQIYRSRRDVTRVLIYGAGQTGQQLVAALRTDDAVQPVAFIDDNPTLQSLMIANLRVYSPSAIKSLVEEKDIDRVVLAMPSISAPKIARIAHRLRHIGCEVHALPSFAALVGEAEMRQKVTPVSLHDLLGRNRLEKELPGVSHAYSGRRILVTGAGGSIGSELCRQLLDCKPDCLVLVDHSEHALYSIDKELRELCDGLTVVPVLGSVLDEPLMCETMAKHRVEVVLHAAAYKHLPMVEQSQNVLSGLRNNVLGTKVMADAARTSGVERFILVSTDKAVRPTNVMGASKRLAELSVQDLAARSPGTRFSMVRFGNVLGSSGSVIPLFQEQILSGGPVTLTDPNVTRYFMTISEAAQLVLLAGSFARGGDVFVLDMGDPVPIKKLARQMIEGAGYEVRDRDNPEGDIEIRITGLRPGEKLHEELLISADMLTTPHPKILRAQESFLSEFEVATALKDLRQAIEARDEAAARSVIARWVEPAAVASLEAGQAVEEAL, from the coding sequence ATGTTTTATAACGTCGTGATTGGTATGACCCGGTCTCAGAAACAGGCCGTTTTCGTACTTGTCGATGCGGTCGTCATCCCTCTGTGCCTGCTCGCAGCGCTTGTCCTTGCGGCCAACGCGACAGCCAACCTCTCTACGCTTCAGGCCGTTCTTCCGCTTGTCGTGACCCTGACCTGCGCCGGGGCGGTCTTCGGATGGTGGGTCGGTCTGACCCGCAGCCGCCTGAACGACTACGAGCTGCGCGGCGTGATCCGTACCGCGACCTATGCCGCCGCGCTTGGCCTGCTGGGCGCCTCCATCGATCAGCTTACGCTTGGCCTCTTGCCTGTCGGCGTCTTCGTTATCTTTTCGCTGATGCTTCTGGTCGCCTCCGCCGCCTGGCGGATTCTGCTGCGCCAGGTCACCGTTCAGATCTATCGCAGCCGGAGGGACGTGACACGCGTCCTGATCTACGGCGCCGGCCAGACCGGGCAGCAGCTTGTCGCGGCGCTGCGCACGGACGATGCCGTGCAACCCGTCGCCTTCATCGACGACAACCCGACCCTGCAAAGCCTCATGATCGCCAACCTTCGGGTCTACTCGCCCTCGGCCATCAAATCCCTCGTCGAGGAAAAGGACATCGACCGCGTAGTGCTGGCCATGCCCTCGATCAGCGCGCCCAAGATCGCACGCATCGCTCACCGCCTGCGCCACATCGGCTGCGAGGTGCACGCCCTGCCCTCTTTCGCCGCACTGGTGGGCGAGGCGGAGATGCGTCAGAAGGTAACACCGGTCTCGCTTCACGATCTTCTGGGCCGCAACCGGCTGGAAAAAGAGCTGCCCGGCGTCAGCCACGCCTATTCCGGGCGCCGCATCCTTGTGACGGGCGCGGGCGGGTCGATCGGGTCGGAACTCTGCCGCCAACTGCTGGACTGCAAGCCCGACTGCCTCGTGCTGGTCGATCACTCGGAACATGCACTCTACAGCATCGACAAGGAACTGCGGGAGCTTTGCGACGGTCTGACCGTCGTGCCGGTTCTGGGGTCCGTCCTTGACGAGCCGCTGATGTGCGAGACCATGGCCAAGCATCGGGTCGAAGTGGTCCTGCACGCCGCCGCCTACAAACACCTGCCGATGGTCGAGCAAAGCCAGAACGTGCTGAGCGGCCTGCGCAACAATGTCCTCGGGACGAAGGTCATGGCGGATGCCGCGCGCACCAGCGGCGTCGAGCGGTTCATCCTCGTGTCGACGGACAAGGCGGTGCGGCCGACAAATGTGATGGGCGCCTCGAAGCGGCTGGCCGAACTCAGCGTGCAGGACCTTGCCGCGCGCAGTCCCGGAACCCGGTTCTCGATGGTGCGCTTCGGCAACGTGCTGGGGTCCTCCGGTTCTGTCATCCCGCTGTTCCAGGAGCAGATCCTGAGCGGTGGCCCCGTCACGCTGACCGATCCGAACGTGACGCGCTATTTCATGACCATTTCCGAAGCCGCCCAACTGGTGTTGCTGGCCGGGTCCTTCGCACGCGGCGGCGATGTCTTCGTGCTGGACATGGGCGACCCGGTGCCGATCAAGAAACTCGCCCGCCAGATGATCGAGGGCGCGGGCTACGAGGTGCGCGACCGCGACAATCCCGAGGGCGACATCGAAATCCGCATCACCGGCCTGCGCCCGGGCGAGAAACTGCACGAGGAACTGCTGATCTCGGCGGATATGCTGACAACGCCACACCCGAAGATCCTGCGCGCGCAGGAAAGCTTCCTGTCAGAATTCGAGGTCGCCACGGCCCTGAAGGACCTGCGGCAGGCCATCGAGGCGCGCGACGAAGCCGCCGCGCGCTCTGTCATCGCCCGCTGGGTGGAACCGGCAGCGGTCGCCTCTCTGGAGGCGGGTCAGGCCGTGGAAGAGGCCCTCTAG